The genomic window GCTCGGTGCTCAGTTCCTGGCCGCTGGCGGAAAAATCCAGCGGGTTGGAACAGTAGGGGCACTGCAGCGGACACTTGTAGGTCAGTTCCGCCAGCAACCAGAGGGGTTGTCCGGCGGACCTGGGTGCCACATCAGGCTCACAGGCCGGTGTCAGGCTAGATGAATCGAATCCAGTTCTGTTCACAGGCCACCTCCATAAATTCGTGCACATCGCCGGCCAGGGAACCCGCCTCGGGGAAGGCCTGCTGCAGGGCATCGGTTATATCAGCCTCGCTCTGCCTGCCATCCACCCGGGCCAGAATCTCGCCGGCACTGGGGTTAAGCTTGATCATGCCCTCGGGATAGAGCAGCACATAGCTGTCCTGCGCCTTTTCCCACTGCAACCGAAACATGGGGTTAAACGCCGGGACGCGCTGAGCATCAACCAGAAGCGTGTTCAAGCCCAGTTCATGGGTCAGTAAATCGTTCATCAGAAAAGCCCCCGGTGATAGACAGGCTTAGCCGTAACCGTATGGTAAGGCGCCCGGTCGAGCTGATAGGCCATTGTCATGGCATCAAGCATGCTCCAGAGCACGTCGAGCTTGAACTGCAATATCTCCAGCATGCGTTCCTGTCCGGCCCGGGTCTGGTAGTGCTGCAGCGTAATTGCCAGACCATGCTCCACGTCGCGGCGGGCTTCGGTCAGGCGCGAGCGAAAATACTGATAACCACTGGCATCGATCCAGGGATAGTGCTCGGGCCAGCTGGCCAGGCGCGCTTGGTGAATGCTGGGTGCAAAGAGCTCGGTGAGCGACGAGCTGGCGGCTTCCTGCCAGGTCGCGCGACGGGCGAAGTTCACATAGGCATCCACGGCAAAGCGTACGCCAGGCAGCACATGTTCCTGGGACAGAATCTCTTCGCGGCTCAGGCCCACGGCTTCACCCAGGCGCAGCCAGGCTTCGATACCACCCTCGCCACCGTCGTAACCGTCGTGATCCAGCAGGCGCTGCACCCAGAGCCGGCGTGTATCACGATCAGGGCAGTTGGCCATGATGGCGGCATCCTTCATCGGAATGCTGATCTGGTAATAGAAACGGTTCGCCACCCAGCCACGAATCTGTTCGGGCGTGCACTCGCCCTCGTACATGGCACGGTGGAAGGGGTGGTGAATATGGTAATAGTCGCCCTTGGCCCGCAACGCCGCCTCGAAGGCCTGTGGCGTCAGCGGGGTCTGCAGGCTTTGCTCGGCTGACTGCTGTACGGAGCTGTTCATCGCGTCGCCTCTGCGTTTTTATAGTTCGATGGACATGCCATCTTCTGAAACCTCGATGCCGTGGCGACCCAGTTCGGCCCGTTCGGCGGAGTCCTCATCCAGAATAGGATTTGTATTGTTTATATGAATCAGTATTTTGCGCGGCTTTTTTAAGGTATCAAGAAATTCGATCATGCCGTTCTCGCCCGACAGCGCCAGGTGCCCCATATCGCGGCCAAGCTTGGTGCCCACACCGGCGCGAATCATTTCGTCGTCGTTCCACAGGGTGCCATCCACCAGCAGACAGTCGGCCTCCTGCATGAAGGGCAGCAGCTGCGGTTCTATCACACCCAGGCCCGGGGCATAGAACACCGACTTGCCACTGCGACTGTCGGTAATCAGCACGCCTATATTGTCGCCGGGATGCGGATCGCCCTTGTGCGGCGAATAGGGCGGTGCGCTGCTGGTCAGGGGCACGGCGGTAAGCGTGAGTTCCGGCACCCGATCGATCACAAAGCTGCTGCTGCCAGGCTCGACACCGATGCGCTGCCAGTCGATACCGCCGTTCCAGTGCTTGAGCATATTGAACAGCGGAAAACTGTCGCTGAGGTCATCCTGCACCCGATCGGTACACCAGACCTGGTGCGGGCAGCCTTCGCGCAGCATCAGCAGGCCGGTGGTGTGGTCGATCTGGCTGTCCATAAAGACAATGGCGGCAATGCCGGTGTCACGCAGGGCGCGTGCCGGCTGCATGGGGGCAAAGGCTTCAAGCTGGGCCCGGATATCGGGTGAGGTGTTGAACAGGATCCAGTCGGTGCCATTGACACTGACCGCGATGGAAGACTGGGTGCGGGCTTTGGCATTGAGA from Marinobacterium aestuarii includes these protein-coding regions:
- the pqqB gene encoding pyrroloquinoline quinone biosynthesis protein PqqB; this translates as MKIQILGSAAGGGFPQWNCNCQNCSGLRNGTLNAKARTQSSIAVSVNGTDWILFNTSPDIRAQLEAFAPMQPARALRDTGIAAIVFMDSQIDHTTGLLMLREGCPHQVWCTDRVQDDLSDSFPLFNMLKHWNGGIDWQRIGVEPGSSSFVIDRVPELTLTAVPLTSSAPPYSPHKGDPHPGDNIGVLITDSRSGKSVFYAPGLGVIEPQLLPFMQEADCLLVDGTLWNDDEMIRAGVGTKLGRDMGHLALSGENGMIEFLDTLKKPRKILIHINNTNPILDEDSAERAELGRHGIEVSEDGMSIEL
- the pqqD gene encoding pyrroloquinoline quinone biosynthesis peptide chaperone PqqD — translated: MNDLLTHELGLNTLLVDAQRVPAFNPMFRLQWEKAQDSYVLLYPEGMIKLNPSAGEILARVDGRQSEADITDALQQAFPEAGSLAGDVHEFMEVACEQNWIRFI
- the pqqC gene encoding pyrroloquinoline-quinone synthase PqqC yields the protein MNSSVQQSAEQSLQTPLTPQAFEAALRAKGDYYHIHHPFHRAMYEGECTPEQIRGWVANRFYYQISIPMKDAAIMANCPDRDTRRLWVQRLLDHDGYDGGEGGIEAWLRLGEAVGLSREEILSQEHVLPGVRFAVDAYVNFARRATWQEAASSSLTELFAPSIHQARLASWPEHYPWIDASGYQYFRSRLTEARRDVEHGLAITLQHYQTRAGQERMLEILQFKLDVLWSMLDAMTMAYQLDRAPYHTVTAKPVYHRGLF